One Paracholeplasma morum genomic window, GGTTTAAATCTCATCGAGATGTCTCAAGATAATCCATATTACGCCAAACAGGTATCTAGATTTGGTTGGACTAGGTTTATAGCCTTCTTGAAGTATAAGTTAGAAACACAGGGTAAAACACTGATGGTGATGGATAAGTGGTATCCATCATCTAAGAGATGTAGTTGTTGTGGGGAATTACATACTACCCTCAAACTCTCTAATCGAGTGTTTGAGTGTCCAAGTTGTGAGTTACACTTAGATCGAGATCACAACGCAGCGATCAATATCAACAAAGAAGGATTAAGACAATATAAGTTAGCATTTCAGTTATAAAAGGATTTTAGAACCGTAGGGACTACGGGGATAGCCTATTGAGTCACTGGCGGGTACGCTGGTTTGGATAGGAAGCCCCCACTTCTATTTAAGTGGTGGGTAGTTCACGCAATGGTACACTTGATGTTCAAATGACTATATCTGACAGAGGAGCCTATGCTCAAATGATCACATACAGCACTAAAGATATGTTAGGAGTAACAAGAACGTATGTCATTTGTTATAATGAACTTATTTTGGTGGAACCTATTGAAGAAACAAATGATGAAACCACATATAAATTCTTAGCTTATATTGATAAAGACAACTTCATTAAGATTATGTATGAATCTGAAGAAGAAAAGATGATCGTCACAGTTATTCAAGATGAATTAACTGGAGAAAACCTATTCCGCTATGAAATTATGAACAAAAATGGCGATAAAGGGGATTTTACAGGTCATAAAAATCCGAATCGTGGTGGGGGAAATAATGACCATGATGATGACGAAAAATACAAGGGAAATCAAGATGACCCAGGTCACAAAAAAATGAATCGAATAGGCCTTCTATAGTGAAGGCTTTTCTTTTGTTCCTTATTTAGGTATAATCTAGTCGTTAGCAAGAATGGATGTGTGTTTATGCAACGTTATTTTATCACGGAAAAAACCAATGAACTTAAAGGCGAAACTGCATTTCATATTGGCAAAGTGATGCGTATG contains:
- a CDS encoding zinc ribbon domain-containing protein; its protein translation is GLNLIEMSQDNPYYAKQVSRFGWTRFIAFLKYKLETQGKTLMVMDKWYPSSKRCSCCGELHTTLKLSNRVFECPSCELHLDRDHNAAININKEGLRQYKLAFQL